A single Roseinatronobacter monicus DNA region contains:
- a CDS encoding SUF system Fe-S cluster assembly protein, whose protein sequence is MSTEQNEGDLLIKPSSTEHPLYEPLVEACKTVYDPEIPVNIYDLGLIYTITVEDEGKVNVIMTLTAPGCPVAGEMPGWVSDAMSAVPGVQSVDVEMTFDPQWGMDMMSDEARLELGFM, encoded by the coding sequence ATGAGCACTGAACAAAACGAAGGCGATCTGCTGATCAAGCCCTCCAGCACGGAGCACCCGCTGTACGAGCCGCTGGTCGAGGCGTGCAAGACTGTCTATGACCCTGAAATCCCGGTGAATATCTATGATCTGGGCCTGATCTACACGATCACCGTGGAAGATGAGGGCAAGGTCAATGTCATCATGACGCTGACAGCCCCTGGCTGCCCTGTCGCGGGCGAAATGCCGGGCTGGGTGTCGGATGCCATGAGTGCGGTGCCCGGTGTGCAATCGGTGGATGTTGAAATGACCTTTGACCCGCAATGGGGCATGGACATGATGTCGGACGAAGCACGGCTGGAACTGGGGTTCATGTAA
- the tsaE gene encoding tRNA (adenosine(37)-N6)-threonylcarbamoyltransferase complex ATPase subunit type 1 TsaE, which translates to MSDDCTLHLTSSAPEQTAAIAARLARGLVAGDVVLLSGPVGAGKSLFARALIQARLAELGRYEDVPSPSFTLVQTYDLDAVELWHADLYRLSDPYDALELGLEQAFDEAICLVEWPERLGTYRPASALHLTLEPGVDPDARALHFAATDPRWSDLLRALATAHSGPA; encoded by the coding sequence ATGAGTGATGATTGCACCCTTCACCTGACCAGTTCCGCGCCAGAGCAAACCGCCGCGATTGCCGCGCGGCTGGCGCGGGGGCTTGTGGCTGGTGATGTGGTTTTGCTGTCCGGTCCTGTGGGTGCAGGCAAAAGCCTGTTTGCCCGTGCGCTGATACAGGCGCGGCTGGCAGAGCTTGGGCGCTATGAAGATGTGCCCTCGCCCAGTTTTACGCTGGTGCAGACGTATGATCTGGACGCGGTCGAGTTGTGGCATGCCGACCTCTACCGCCTGTCAGACCCGTATGATGCGTTGGAACTGGGGTTGGAACAGGCCTTTGATGAAGCGATCTGCCTTGTCGAGTGGCCCGAACGGCTGGGCACATATCGCCCTGCATCGGCGCTGCATCTGACGCTGGAACCCGGCGTTGACCCTGACGCCCGCGCGCTGCACTTCGCGGCCACTGACCCGCGCTGGTCTGATCTGCTGCGCGCGCTTGCAACTGCCCATAGCGGCCCCGCCTGA
- a CDS encoding sugar O-acetyltransferase yields the protein MLAGAPYDPGAAELVTIRRRAQRLMRAYNQTIDGEDVRAELMRELLGTWNDAIIRAPFHVDYGKHIHFDAGCFVNFNCVILDVCEVRIGARTQIGPNVQILTADHPRDPARRALGEEWGRAITIGADVWIGGGAIILPGVTIGDGAIIAAGAVVTRDVGVGATVAGTPARMLPKTDGQG from the coding sequence ATGCTTGCAGGCGCGCCCTATGATCCGGGCGCGGCTGAACTGGTCACGATCCGGCGCCGCGCACAGCGTCTGATGCGGGCCTATAACCAGACGATTGACGGCGAGGATGTGCGCGCAGAGTTGATGCGCGAGTTGTTGGGCACATGGAATGACGCCATCATCCGCGCCCCCTTTCATGTCGATTATGGCAAGCATATTCATTTCGACGCGGGCTGTTTTGTGAATTTCAACTGCGTGATCCTCGATGTTTGCGAGGTGCGCATCGGTGCACGCACCCAGATCGGACCGAATGTGCAGATCCTGACTGCGGATCATCCGCGCGACCCGGCCCGCCGCGCATTGGGCGAAGAGTGGGGGCGCGCGATCACCATTGGCGCAGATGTCTGGATCGGTGGTGGTGCGATCATACTACCCGGTGTCACCATCGGTGACGGCGCGATCATTGCGGCGGGGGCGGTTGTCACCCGCGATGTGGGCGTAGGCGCAACAGTTGCGGGCACCCCTGCGCGCATGTTGCCAAAGACTGACGGACAAGGATAA
- the hslV gene encoding ATP-dependent protease subunit HslV codes for MSEFPGWHGTTIIAVRRGGEVVVAGDGQVSLGQTVIKGSARKVRRLSPGGSDVVAGFAGSTADAFTLLERLEAKLESTPGQLARASVELAKDWRTDKYLQKLEAMLIVSDGRDMFVITGAGDVLEPEHDVAAIGSGGNFALAAARGLMETEFSAEDVARRAMAIAADICVYTNGNLTVEKISA; via the coding sequence ATGAGCGAATTTCCCGGATGGCACGGCACAACCATCATTGCTGTGCGCCGTGGCGGCGAAGTTGTGGTGGCAGGGGACGGGCAGGTCAGTCTGGGCCAGACTGTCATCAAAGGGTCTGCGCGCAAGGTGCGCAGGCTGTCGCCCGGCGGATCTGATGTTGTCGCAGGCTTTGCAGGCTCGACCGCCGATGCGTTCACGCTGCTGGAGCGGCTGGAAGCGAAGCTGGAATCCACCCCCGGCCAGTTGGCGCGGGCCAGCGTTGAGTTGGCGAAAGACTGGCGCACCGACAAATATCTGCAAAAGCTGGAAGCGATGCTGATTGTCAGCGACGGGCGCGACATGTTCGTGATCACCGGCGCAGGCGATGTGCTGGAACCGGAACATGATGTCGCAGCCATTGGATCGGGCGGGAATTTCGCGCTGGCCGCCGCACGCGGCTTGATGGAAACAGAGTTTTCTGCCGAGGATGTGGCGCGGCGCGCAATGGCGATTGCGGCGGATATCTGTGTCTACACCAATGGCAACCTGACAGTGGAGAAGATCAGCGCATGA
- the addB gene encoding double-strand break repair protein AddB, giving the protein MFQDDPRHAHLFALPAGVDFPRALADGLQARLTPLTPEARARVTLLVNSARMRTRVREALVAQGPGLLPRIRLISAPLLFEGASLLPPPMPPLRRRLELAQLIDKLLRSAPDLAPRSAIYDLADSLARLFAEMQAEGVPPQVLRDLDVSRHSGHWARSLAFINLAEQVVQADAPDAEGRIRAQAEALIAHWQTHPPADPVIIAGSTGSRGTTALLMQAVAKLPQGAVVLPGFDFDMPAATWDDLAKGAAPEDHPQYRFLSLCNALDSAPEQVRPWHDAPAPAPARNRLVSLALRPAPVTDQWMQDGPNLQGIAEGCAGLTLIEAPSPRMEAQAIALRLRHAAEAGQRAALITPDRDLTRQVSAALDYWRITPDDSAGRPLAMSAPGRFLRHIAGIMRRKLDGQALLTLLKHPLTHSAGGRGDHLLHTRDLELRIRRKGVAFPDADFLRGFGVAAKCADWAEWLIATLPPMPDPAARPLADHVATHLALAEALAGGPQGGTGELWRAAAGEQAHRAMAELSREAGHGGALDPADYDAFLTSYLQGFEVREPVSAHPGIMIWGTLEARVQGADLVILAGLNEGVWPKAPDPDPWLNRRMRADAGLLLPERQIGLAAHDFQQAIAAREVILSRAVRNSEAQTVPSRWLNRLTNLLDGLPDAGKPALQQMRARGQAWLDMAQGFDADFRTIPADMRAPRPAPAPPVSARPRQLPVTAINRLIRDPYETYAKYVLGLRKLNPLHPSPDALLRGTVLHKVLEDFTRAALEHDPFAQLTRMAENVLAREVPWPAARILWQARMSRAAAAFLQFHLAQPGRVLMLEEGGALVLNDPAFTLTAKPDRIDEWPDGRIHIIDYKTGQAPTKKMQEHFDKQLLLQAMMADAGAFEALGLREVAQITYLGLGSSPKPEMTEITPAIIAQTRAQFEDLIRAYLEPKKGFPARRMLLHEREVSDYDHLSRFGEWVMQDAPVVVPVGDEDAV; this is encoded by the coding sequence ATGTTTCAAGATGATCCCCGCCACGCACATCTGTTTGCCTTGCCCGCAGGCGTGGACTTCCCGCGCGCACTTGCCGACGGGTTGCAAGCCCGCCTGACCCCCTTGACCCCTGAGGCCCGCGCGCGCGTCACGCTGCTGGTGAACTCTGCGCGTATGCGGACCCGTGTCCGAGAGGCGTTGGTGGCGCAAGGGCCGGGGCTGTTGCCGCGCATCCGCCTTATCAGCGCACCGCTGTTGTTTGAGGGAGCAAGCCTGTTGCCGCCGCCCATGCCGCCCCTGCGCAGACGGTTGGAACTGGCGCAACTGATCGACAAGTTGCTGCGCAGCGCCCCCGATCTGGCCCCGCGCAGCGCGATCTATGATCTGGCCGACAGCTTGGCGCGGTTATTCGCCGAAATGCAGGCCGAAGGCGTGCCGCCGCAGGTGTTGCGCGATCTGGATGTCAGCCGCCATTCCGGCCATTGGGCACGCAGTCTGGCCTTTATCAATCTGGCCGAACAGGTGGTGCAGGCAGATGCGCCCGATGCCGAAGGGCGTATCCGCGCACAGGCCGAGGCGTTGATTGCCCATTGGCAGACCCATCCGCCCGCAGACCCGGTCATCATCGCAGGCTCAACCGGCTCGCGCGGCACAACCGCGCTGCTGATGCAGGCAGTGGCGAAATTGCCGCAAGGGGCTGTGGTTTTGCCGGGGTTTGATTTCGACATGCCCGCCGCGACATGGGACGATCTGGCCAAAGGGGCCGCCCCCGAGGATCATCCGCAATACCGCTTTCTCAGCCTGTGCAATGCGCTGGACAGCGCGCCAGAACAGGTGCGCCCGTGGCACGATGCCCCCGCCCCTGCGCCCGCGCGCAACCGGCTTGTGTCGCTGGCCCTGCGCCCCGCCCCTGTCACCGATCAATGGATGCAGGACGGACCAAACCTGCAAGGCATTGCCGAAGGGTGTGCGGGCCTGACCCTGATCGAAGCCCCGTCGCCGCGCATGGAAGCGCAGGCCATCGCTTTGCGCCTGCGCCACGCGGCCGAGGCAGGCCAGCGCGCCGCCCTGATTACCCCTGACCGCGACCTGACGCGACAGGTCAGCGCGGCACTGGATTACTGGCGCATCACCCCTGATGACAGCGCAGGCCGCCCGCTGGCCATGTCCGCGCCGGGGCGATTTTTGCGCCATATCGCAGGCATCATGCGCCGCAAGCTGGACGGGCAGGCGCTGTTGACCCTGCTCAAACACCCGCTGACCCATAGCGCGGGCGGGCGGGGCGATCATCTGCTGCACACGCGCGATCTGGAATTGCGCATTCGCCGCAAGGGTGTGGCCTTTCCCGATGCCGATTTCTTGCGCGGCTTTGGTGTCGCGGCCAAATGTGCCGATTGGGCAGAATGGTTGATTGCCACCTTGCCCCCCATGCCCGACCCCGCCGCGCGGCCCTTGGCCGACCATGTCGCCACACATCTGGCTTTGGCCGAAGCGCTGGCAGGGGGCCCGCAAGGGGGCACCGGCGAATTGTGGCGCGCCGCCGCAGGCGAGCAGGCCCACCGCGCGATGGCGGAGTTGTCGCGCGAGGCAGGACATGGCGGCGCGCTTGACCCCGCCGATTATGACGCTTTCCTTACCAGCTATCTGCAAGGGTTCGAGGTGCGCGAACCTGTCAGCGCCCACCCCGGCATCATGATCTGGGGCACGCTGGAGGCGCGCGTGCAAGGCGCGGATCTGGTCATTCTGGCAGGGTTGAATGAGGGGGTCTGGCCGAAAGCGCCCGATCCCGACCCTTGGCTGAACCGCCGGATGCGTGCGGATGCGGGGCTATTGTTGCCCGAACGCCAGATCGGCCTTGCGGCGCATGACTTTCAGCAAGCCATCGCGGCGCGCGAAGTTATCCTTAGCCGCGCCGTGCGCAATTCCGAGGCGCAGACCGTGCCTTCGCGCTGGCTCAACCGGCTGACCAACCTGCTGGACGGGTTGCCAGACGCGGGGAAGCCTGCCTTGCAGCAGATGCGCGCGCGCGGTCAGGCATGGCTGGACATGGCGCAGGGCTTTGACGCCGATTTTCGCACCATCCCGGCGGATATGCGCGCCCCGCGCCCCGCCCCCGCCCCGCCTGTCAGTGCGCGCCCGCGCCAGTTGCCGGTGACAGCCATCAACCGGCTGATCCGTGACCCTTATGAAACCTATGCGAAATATGTGCTTGGCTTGCGCAAGCTGAACCCGCTGCACCCGTCGCCCGATGCCCTGTTGCGCGGCACAGTGTTGCACAAGGTGCTAGAGGATTTCACCCGCGCCGCGCTCGAACATGACCCCTTTGCGCAACTGACACGCATGGCCGAGAACGTTTTGGCGCGCGAGGTGCCTTGGCCGGCCGCGCGCATTCTGTGGCAGGCGCGCATGTCGCGGGCAGCGGCTGCGTTCTTGCAATTCCATCTGGCGCAGCCGGGGCGCGTGCTGATGCTGGAAGAGGGCGGCGCGCTGGTCTTGAATGACCCCGCCTTTACCCTGACCGCCAAGCCCGACCGCATTGATGAATGGCCCGACGGGCGCATCCATATCATCGACTACAAAACCGGACAGGCCCCCACCAAGAAGATGCAGGAACATTTCGACAAGCAGCTTTTGTTGCAGGCGATGATGGCTGATGCTGGCGCGTTTGAGGCGCTGGGCCTGCGCGAGGTCGCCCAGATCACCTATCTGGGTCTCGGCTCCAGCCCCAAGCCGGAAATGACCGAGATCACGCCCGCGATCATCGCCCAAACCCGTGCACAGTTCGAAGACCTGATCCGCGCCTATCTGGAACCGAAAAAGGGGTTTCCCGCGCGGCGCATGTTGCTGCATGAACGCGAGGTGTCGGACTATGACCACCTGTCGCGCTTTGGCGAATGGGTGATGCAGGACGCGCCTGTTGTCGTGCCTGTGGGGGATGAAGATGCAGTTTGA
- the trxA gene encoding thioredoxin, which translates to MPTIAVTDATFDAEVRQSDIPVVVDFWAEWCGPCKQIGPALEELAAEFDGRIKIAKVNVDENPNTAASMGIRGIPALFLFKDGQVVSNKTGAAPKSALQSWIEGAV; encoded by the coding sequence ATGCCCACAATAGCTGTTACCGATGCCACCTTTGATGCCGAAGTGCGCCAGTCCGACATTCCCGTCGTGGTGGATTTCTGGGCCGAATGGTGCGGCCCCTGCAAGCAGATCGGCCCGGCACTGGAAGAACTCGCCGCCGAATTTGACGGCCGCATCAAGATCGCCAAGGTGAATGTGGACGAAAACCCCAACACCGCCGCCTCGATGGGCATTCGCGGCATTCCGGCGCTGTTTTTGTTCAAGGACGGGCAGGTTGTGTCGAACAAGACAGGCGCTGCCCCCAAATCCGCACTGCAAAGCTGGATCGAAGGCGCAGTGTAA
- the hslU gene encoding ATP-dependent protease ATPase subunit HslU, with product MTDLTPREIVSELDRFIIGQKDAKRAVAVALRNRWRRKQLPADLQEEVYPKNILMIGPTGVGKTEISRRLAKLARAPFLKVEATKFTEVGYVGRDVEQIIRDLVDSSIVMTRAQMREDVKARALQAAEDRVIAAIAGEGAREGTREMFRRKLLAGELDDTVIEIEIADTSNPMGAMFDMPGQQGGQMMNLGELFGKAMGGRTMRKKVTVQESHDLLVAEEADKLLDDEAVKAAALEAVEQNGIVFLDEIDKVCARSEMRGGDVSREGVQRDLLPLIEGTTVSTKHGPVKTDHILFIASGAFHIAKPSDLLPELQGRLPIRVELRALTEGDFVRILTETDNALTRQYTALLGTEGLEVSFTEDGIAALAKIAADVNQSVENIGARRLYTVMERVFEELSFHAPDRSGETVVVDADYVETNLGDLSRSADLSRYVL from the coding sequence ATGACCGACCTGACCCCGCGCGAGATAGTCTCGGAGCTTGACCGTTTCATCATCGGCCAGAAGGACGCCAAGCGCGCCGTGGCGGTGGCCCTGCGCAACCGTTGGCGGCGCAAGCAATTGCCTGCCGATTTGCAGGAAGAGGTTTACCCAAAGAACATCCTGATGATCGGCCCCACAGGTGTGGGCAAGACCGAAATCAGCCGCCGTCTGGCAAAGCTGGCGCGCGCGCCGTTTCTGAAGGTTGAGGCCACGAAATTCACTGAAGTGGGCTATGTCGGCCGCGATGTCGAGCAGATCATCCGCGATCTGGTGGACAGCTCCATCGTGATGACCCGCGCGCAGATGCGCGAGGATGTGAAAGCCCGCGCGCTACAAGCCGCCGAAGACCGAGTGATTGCGGCCATCGCAGGCGAGGGCGCGCGCGAAGGCACGCGCGAGATGTTCCGCCGCAAGCTGCTGGCGGGCGAGTTGGACGATACGGTGATCGAGATCGAGATTGCAGATACCTCCAACCCGATGGGGGCCATGTTCGACATGCCCGGCCAGCAGGGCGGGCAGATGATGAATCTGGGCGAGTTATTCGGCAAGGCGATGGGCGGGCGCACCATGCGCAAGAAGGTCACCGTGCAGGAAAGCCATGATCTGCTGGTGGCCGAGGAAGCTGACAAGCTGCTGGATGATGAGGCCGTCAAGGCTGCCGCCCTAGAGGCGGTCGAGCAAAACGGCATCGTCTTTCTGGACGAGATCGACAAGGTCTGTGCCCGGTCCGAAATGCGGGGCGGGGATGTCAGCCGCGAAGGGGTGCAGCGCGATCTGCTGCCGCTGATCGAGGGCACGACCGTCAGCACCAAACATGGGCCGGTCAAGACCGATCATATTCTGTTCATCGCAAGCGGTGCCTTTCATATTGCCAAACCTTCGGACCTTTTGCCCGAATTGCAGGGCCGTTTGCCCATTCGCGTGGAATTGCGCGCCCTGACCGAGGGGGATTTCGTGCGCATCCTGACCGAGACGGACAACGCACTGACACGCCAATACACGGCCCTGCTGGGGACCGAGGGGCTGGAGGTCAGCTTTACCGAAGACGGAATCGCCGCCCTCGCCAAGATCGCCGCCGATGTGAACCAGTCGGTCGAGAACATTGGCGCGCGCAGGCTTTATACCGTGATGGAGCGCGTGTTCGAGGAATTGTCGTTTCATGCGCCAGACCGAAGCGGCGAGACGGTTGTCGTCGATGCAGATTATGTCGAGACGAACTTGGGCGATCTGTCACGATCTGCTGACCTGAGCCGCTACGTGTTGTAA
- the addA gene encoding double-strand break repair helicase AddA has protein sequence MKMQFDEATLAQNRASSPLDSTWLSANAGSGKTKVLTDRVARLLLRGVEPQRILCLTYTKAAASEMQNRLFGLLGKWAMLPEGDLRAALARINEEPGDSLADARRLFARAIEAPGGLKIQTIHSFCAALLRRFPLEAGLSPAFTEMDDRSAHALRSDVLDALAEGPGQAALGGLAAVFTGAELDDLLREICSHPRSFDGDVPEAALRAALDLPPAYDESQLLAEVCLGSEAALMDEVLPYLDMGSTNDTKAAAKLRQIAFGSPDLATLTALEGVFLTGAGAKEPFTAKIGSFPTKATQKALGALIDPLNQLMARVEGARTRRLGLVAYTRAIALHRFARAFLPAYAQAKAARAWLDFDDLIARAGQLLTDPSVAQWVLFKLDGGVDHILVDEAQDTSPGQWHVVEQLAQEFTAGIGARDASRTLFVVGDKKQSIYSFQGADLAVFDQMQAQFREKLAHVDLRLNEALLAHSFRSSDAILRTVDATFHPPRDTGLGGPPQHIAFNASQPGRVDLWPVIARPDAPEKPDWFDPVDVLPEEHHHRQLARKIAVELRTMIDARIAVPEKGGARPLSEGDVLILVRRRNALFHEIIAACKAEGLEIAGADRLRLGGEMAVRDLTAFLAFLATPEDDLSLAACLRAPLLGWSEDALFRLAQGRGGAHLWTKLRESGDAATLDVLNDMRSQTDFLRPYDLIERLLTRHEGRRRLIARLGNEAEDGIDAFLAQALAYERLEVPSLTGFLAWLDHGDVQIKRELDAAGGRLRVMTVHGAKGLEAPVVILPDTADYSATERRQFYDLGGALGWRGSKDDTPPSLQAAIDAAADLRAQEDARLLYVAMTRAESWLIVAGAGTVKAPECWYNRIADGLGHVGAVACDFPTGTGLRHQHLDWPLAADHAKDQQSASRDAVPALLWDRAAPPAPGPRVLSPSNLGGAKALSGEAGEVSELALARGAQLHVLLEHLPLWPRDRWEQAARDLLANTEEGVPADLADLMLEVANVLDTPANAPLFAPGTLAEVEITAELAGQLLFGIIDRMVVNDGHVLAVDYKSNRLVPDRAQDVPEGLLRQMGAYRQALAQVFAGREIRVALLWTTTGEVMDLPAPLTDAALARAALESAAREA, from the coding sequence ATGAAGATGCAGTTTGACGAAGCAACCCTTGCGCAGAACCGCGCCTCCAGTCCGTTGGATTCGACTTGGTTGTCGGCCAATGCGGGCTCCGGCAAGACCAAGGTTTTGACCGACCGCGTGGCGCGCCTGCTGCTGCGCGGGGTAGAGCCGCAGCGCATTTTGTGCCTGACCTACACCAAGGCCGCCGCGTCCGAGATGCAAAACCGCCTGTTCGGCCTGTTGGGCAAATGGGCCATGCTGCCTGAGGGGGATTTGCGCGCCGCCCTTGCCCGCATTAACGAAGAACCGGGCGACAGTCTGGCCGATGCCCGCCGCCTGTTCGCCCGCGCGATCGAAGCGCCGGGCGGGCTGAAAATCCAGACCATCCATTCCTTCTGCGCAGCACTTTTGCGCCGCTTTCCGCTGGAAGCGGGGCTGTCGCCGGCCTTTACCGAAATGGACGACCGCTCTGCCCATGCGCTGCGTTCGGATGTGCTGGACGCGCTGGCCGAAGGGCCGGGGCAGGCCGCGTTAGGCGGTCTGGCAGCTGTGTTCACCGGCGCGGAACTGGATGATCTGCTGCGCGAAATATGCAGCCATCCACGCAGCTTTGACGGCGACGTGCCGGAAGCCGCGTTGCGCGCAGCACTTGATCTGCCGCCCGCCTATGACGAGAGCCAGCTTCTGGCCGAGGTGTGTCTGGGCAGTGAAGCGGCGCTGATGGATGAGGTTCTGCCCTATCTGGATATGGGCAGCACAAACGACACCAAGGCCGCCGCCAAGTTGCGCCAGATCGCCTTTGGCAGTCCCGATCTGGCCACCCTGACTGCGCTGGAAGGGGTTTTTCTGACGGGGGCGGGCGCGAAAGAGCCCTTCACCGCCAAGATCGGCAGTTTCCCCACCAAAGCCACGCAAAAGGCCTTGGGCGCGCTGATTGATCCGCTAAACCAGTTGATGGCGCGGGTTGAAGGGGCGCGTACCCGCCGCCTTGGGCTGGTGGCCTATACGCGCGCCATCGCGCTGCACCGCTTTGCGCGCGCCTTTCTGCCCGCCTATGCGCAGGCCAAAGCGGCGCGCGCATGGCTGGATTTTGACGATCTGATTGCCCGCGCGGGCCAGTTGCTGACCGATCCATCGGTGGCGCAATGGGTGCTGTTCAAACTCGATGGCGGGGTTGATCATATTCTGGTGGATGAAGCGCAAGACACCTCGCCCGGTCAATGGCATGTGGTTGAACAACTGGCGCAGGAATTCACCGCAGGCATCGGCGCACGTGACGCCAGCCGGACCTTGTTCGTGGTGGGCGACAAGAAACAGTCGATCTATTCCTTTCAAGGGGCCGATCTGGCCGTGTTTGACCAGATGCAGGCGCAATTCCGCGAAAAGCTGGCCCATGTCGATTTGCGCTTGAATGAGGCGCTTCTGGCGCATTCCTTTCGCTCGTCCGATGCGATTTTGCGCACCGTCGATGCCACATTCCACCCGCCGCGTGATACAGGGCTGGGCGGCCCGCCGCAGCATATTGCCTTCAACGCCAGCCAGCCCGGACGGGTTGATCTGTGGCCGGTGATCGCGCGGCCCGATGCGCCAGAAAAGCCTGACTGGTTCGACCCGGTCGATGTGCTGCCCGAAGAACACCACCACCGCCAACTGGCCCGCAAGATCGCGGTTGAGTTGCGCACCATGATTGATGCGCGCATAGCCGTGCCGGAAAAAGGCGGCGCGCGGCCCCTCTCGGAAGGGGATGTGCTGATCCTTGTGCGCCGCCGCAACGCGCTGTTCCACGAGATTATTGCCGCGTGCAAGGCCGAAGGGCTGGAAATTGCGGGCGCTGACCGGTTGCGGCTGGGCGGCGAGATGGCCGTGCGCGACCTGACCGCATTTCTGGCCTTTCTCGCCACCCCGGAAGATGACCTGTCGCTCGCCGCCTGCCTGCGCGCCCCCCTGCTGGGCTGGTCCGAGGATGCGCTGTTCCGGCTGGCGCAGGGGCGCGGGGGCGCGCATTTGTGGACCAAACTGCGCGAAAGCGGCGATGCCGCAACACTGGACGTGCTCAATGACATGCGCAGCCAGACAGATTTCCTGCGCCCCTATGACCTGATCGAGCGCTTGCTGACCCGCCATGAAGGCCGCCGCCGCCTGATCGCGCGTCTGGGGAATGAGGCAGAGGACGGAATCGACGCCTTTTTGGCGCAGGCATTGGCCTATGAACGCCTCGAGGTTCCCAGCCTGACCGGCTTTCTTGCATGGCTGGATCATGGCGATGTGCAGATCAAACGCGAGCTGGACGCCGCAGGCGGGCGGTTGCGGGTGATGACTGTGCATGGTGCCAAGGGGCTGGAAGCACCCGTGGTCATTCTGCCCGACACCGCCGATTATTCCGCAACCGAACGGCGACAGTTTTACGATCTTGGCGGGGCATTGGGCTGGCGCGGCAGCAAGGATGACACGCCGCCCAGCTTGCAAGCCGCCATTGACGCGGCCGCCGATTTGCGCGCGCAGGAAGATGCGCGCCTGCTCTATGTCGCGATGACGCGGGCGGAAAGCTGGCTGATTGTGGCGGGGGCGGGCACTGTGAAAGCGCCCGAATGCTGGTACAATCGCATTGCCGACGGGCTGGGCCATGTCGGCGCTGTCGCGTGTGACTTTCCGACAGGGACAGGCCTGCGCCATCAGCATCTGGACTGGCCGCTTGCTGCGGACCACGCAAAAGACCAGCAATCCGCATCGCGTGACGCGGTGCCAGCACTGCTATGGGACCGCGCAGCGCCCCCCGCACCCGGCCCGCGCGTGCTGTCGCCGTCGAACCTTGGCGGTGCCAAAGCCTTGTCGGGCGAGGCGGGTGAGGTCAGCGAACTGGCCCTTGCACGCGGCGCGCAACTGCATGTGTTGCTGGAACATCTGCCGCTCTGGCCGCGCGACCGGTGGGAGCAGGCCGCGCGCGATCTTCTTGCCAACACAGAAGAGGGGGTGCCAGCCGATCTGGCCGATCTGATGCTCGAAGTTGCAAATGTGCTGGACACCCCCGCCAATGCGCCGCTTTTTGCGCCCGGAACACTGGCAGAGGTTGAAATAACCGCAGAACTGGCGGGCCAACTCCTGTTTGGCATCATTGACCGGATGGTGGTGAATGACGGGCATGTGCTGGCGGTTGATTACAAATCCAACCGGCTTGTGCCGGACCGCGCGCAGGATGTCCCCGAGGGGCTGTTGCGCCAGATGGGCGCGTATCGGCAGGCCTTGGCGCAGGTTTTTGCCGGCCGCGAGATCCGCGTGGCGCTGCTCTGGACCACGACGGGAGAGGTGATGGACCTGCCCGCCCCCCTCACCGATGCCGCCCTTGCGCGGGCAGCGCTTGAATCCGCTGCGCGCGAGGCATAG